Proteins from a single region of Esox lucius isolate fEsoLuc1 chromosome 13, fEsoLuc1.pri, whole genome shotgun sequence:
- the LOC105014615 gene encoding coiled-coil domain-containing protein 112 isoform X1 — protein MASLTTTGFSDTHLLECDVLTSHHSAQRSEDRFSQQKTEFLRNAEKLKYQIEKLEKEKMVKVQGRKNIFPEGLGLLEEFDKGLQDDRNTEHVNLQNQMVKIQNGVLRFQRQLTDVKPTPLLIDKLKEIMTEVENSINTFKEDQHQSFEMLLKEERTCSQEISAFEKKIETWFLPVKVDPQLPPASSAKVCVAKALEDGIHPEVTALEAFLLQSGGQHGGWDQYDQQSFLKVWTRYNGKPAYRKEALIYLPGKTLHDIEQHEQWYREFLHLHEKKKKAIHQWKAERQQERATRLHQQEVQESAARREKEAQVEARQRQAEEERREAAARLQEWKRQRQLCMEKEEEQRLTEEIQQRRRAKEERRRQLEVKLALEAHIRQKKEEEELVSRHQEEQEQADMEEKRRVAGQSIKRFLERDFQKMETKVQERQEKEKQELEKHKRLAKLKEKAEAGVSRDPARLCKPTKGWEERTKEIGPTGGGPILQMFHRAVPSWRQGL, from the exons GATTGAGAAACTGGAAAAGGAGAAGATGGTGAAAGTTCAAGGCAGGAAGAACATTTTCCCTGAGGGATTGGGATTATTGGAAGAGTTTGATAAAGGACTTCAGGATGATCGAAATACTGAGC ATGTGAATTTGCAAAACCAAATGGTGAAAATCCAAAATGGTGTACTGAGattccagaggcagctgactgATGTGAAGCCTACCCCTTTGT TAATTGACAAACTGAAAGAAATAATGACAGAAGTTGAAAATTCTATCAATACTTTCAAAGAGGATCAACATCAAAG TTTTGAGATGCTTTTGAAAGAGGAAAGAACATGCAGCCAGGAGATAAGTGCCTTCGAAAAGAAGATCGAGACTTGGTTCTTGCCTGTAAAAGTAGACCCACAGTTGCCACCTGCTTCCTCAGCCAAGGTGTGTGTTGCAAAAGCCCTGGAGGATGGCATCCATCCCGAGGTGACTGCTCTAGAGGCGTTCCTACTGCAGTCTGGAGGGCAACATGGGGGCTGGGACCAGTATGACCAGCAGAGCTTCCTGAAGGTGTGGACCAGGTACAATGGCAAACCTGCTTACAGGAAAGAGGCTCTGATCTACCTGCCTGGCAAAACTCTGCATGACATTGAACAGCACGAACAATGGTATCGTGAGTTCCTGCATCTccatgagaagaaaaaaaag GCTATTCACCAGTGGAAGGCTGAGAGACAGCAGGAGAGGGCGACAAGGCTGCACCAGCAGGAGGTGCAGGAGAGCGCTGccaggagggagaaggaggcaCAGGTTGAGGCTCGGCAGCGACAGGccgaggaggagaggagagaggcagcAGCTCGTCTGCAAGAGTGGAAGAGGCAGCGCCAGCTTTGcatggagaaggaggaggagcagaggctCACTGAGGAGATCCAGCAGAGGAGACGAGCCAAGGAGGAGCGCCGGAGGCAGCTGGAGGTGAAGCTTGCCCTGGAGGCCCATATTCGCCagaagaaggaggaagaggaactTGTGAGTAGGCATCAGGAGGAACAGGAACAGGCAGACatggaggagaaaaggagagtggCGGGCCAGAGCATCAAACGCTTTCTGGAAAGG GACTTCCAGAAGATGGAGACAAAAGTCCAAGAAAGACAGGAGAAGGAAAAGCAGGAGctagaaaaacacaaaagacTCGCCAAGCTAAAGGAGAAG GCGGAGGCTGGTGTCAGCAGGGACCCCGCAAGGCTCTGCAAACCCACAAAAGGATGGGAGGAACGCACCAAAGAGATTGGACCGACTGGGGGTGGACCTATATTACAGATGTTTCATAG GGCTGTCCCAAGTTGGAGACAAGGTCTATGA
- the LOC105014615 gene encoding coiled-coil domain-containing protein 112 isoform X2: MECDVLTSHHSAQRSEDRFSQQKTEFLRNAEKLKYQIEKLEKEKMVKVQGRKNIFPEGLGLLEEFDKGLQDDRNTEHVNLQNQMVKIQNGVLRFQRQLTDVKPTPLLIDKLKEIMTEVENSINTFKEDQHQSFEMLLKEERTCSQEISAFEKKIETWFLPVKVDPQLPPASSAKVCVAKALEDGIHPEVTALEAFLLQSGGQHGGWDQYDQQSFLKVWTRYNGKPAYRKEALIYLPGKTLHDIEQHEQWYREFLHLHEKKKKAIHQWKAERQQERATRLHQQEVQESAARREKEAQVEARQRQAEEERREAAARLQEWKRQRQLCMEKEEEQRLTEEIQQRRRAKEERRRQLEVKLALEAHIRQKKEEEELVSRHQEEQEQADMEEKRRVAGQSIKRFLERDFQKMETKVQERQEKEKQELEKHKRLAKLKEKAEAGVSRDPARLCKPTKGWEERTKEIGPTGGGPILQMFHRAVPSWRQGL, translated from the exons GATTGAGAAACTGGAAAAGGAGAAGATGGTGAAAGTTCAAGGCAGGAAGAACATTTTCCCTGAGGGATTGGGATTATTGGAAGAGTTTGATAAAGGACTTCAGGATGATCGAAATACTGAGC ATGTGAATTTGCAAAACCAAATGGTGAAAATCCAAAATGGTGTACTGAGattccagaggcagctgactgATGTGAAGCCTACCCCTTTGT TAATTGACAAACTGAAAGAAATAATGACAGAAGTTGAAAATTCTATCAATACTTTCAAAGAGGATCAACATCAAAG TTTTGAGATGCTTTTGAAAGAGGAAAGAACATGCAGCCAGGAGATAAGTGCCTTCGAAAAGAAGATCGAGACTTGGTTCTTGCCTGTAAAAGTAGACCCACAGTTGCCACCTGCTTCCTCAGCCAAGGTGTGTGTTGCAAAAGCCCTGGAGGATGGCATCCATCCCGAGGTGACTGCTCTAGAGGCGTTCCTACTGCAGTCTGGAGGGCAACATGGGGGCTGGGACCAGTATGACCAGCAGAGCTTCCTGAAGGTGTGGACCAGGTACAATGGCAAACCTGCTTACAGGAAAGAGGCTCTGATCTACCTGCCTGGCAAAACTCTGCATGACATTGAACAGCACGAACAATGGTATCGTGAGTTCCTGCATCTccatgagaagaaaaaaaag GCTATTCACCAGTGGAAGGCTGAGAGACAGCAGGAGAGGGCGACAAGGCTGCACCAGCAGGAGGTGCAGGAGAGCGCTGccaggagggagaaggaggcaCAGGTTGAGGCTCGGCAGCGACAGGccgaggaggagaggagagaggcagcAGCTCGTCTGCAAGAGTGGAAGAGGCAGCGCCAGCTTTGcatggagaaggaggaggagcagaggctCACTGAGGAGATCCAGCAGAGGAGACGAGCCAAGGAGGAGCGCCGGAGGCAGCTGGAGGTGAAGCTTGCCCTGGAGGCCCATATTCGCCagaagaaggaggaagaggaactTGTGAGTAGGCATCAGGAGGAACAGGAACAGGCAGACatggaggagaaaaggagagtggCGGGCCAGAGCATCAAACGCTTTCTGGAAAGG GACTTCCAGAAGATGGAGACAAAAGTCCAAGAAAGACAGGAGAAGGAAAAGCAGGAGctagaaaaacacaaaagacTCGCCAAGCTAAAGGAGAAG GCGGAGGCTGGTGTCAGCAGGGACCCCGCAAGGCTCTGCAAACCCACAAAAGGATGGGAGGAACGCACCAAAGAGATTGGACCGACTGGGGGTGGACCTATATTACAGATGTTTCATAG GGCTGTCCCAAGTTGGAGACAAGGTCTATGA
- the LOC105014615 gene encoding coiled-coil domain-containing protein 112 isoform X4 has translation MVKVQGRKNIFPEGLGLLEEFDKGLQDDRNTEHVNLQNQMVKIQNGVLRFQRQLTDVKPTPLLIDKLKEIMTEVENSINTFKEDQHQSFEMLLKEERTCSQEISAFEKKIETWFLPVKVDPQLPPASSAKVCVAKALEDGIHPEVTALEAFLLQSGGQHGGWDQYDQQSFLKVWTRYNGKPAYRKEALIYLPGKTLHDIEQHEQWYREFLHLHEKKKKAIHQWKAERQQERATRLHQQEVQESAARREKEAQVEARQRQAEEERREAAARLQEWKRQRQLCMEKEEEQRLTEEIQQRRRAKEERRRQLEVKLALEAHIRQKKEEEELVSRHQEEQEQADMEEKRRVAGQSIKRFLERDFQKMETKVQERQEKEKQELEKHKRLAKLKEKAEAGVSRDPARLCKPTKGWEERTKEIGPTGGGPILQMFHRAVPSWRQGL, from the exons ATGGTGAAAGTTCAAGGCAGGAAGAACATTTTCCCTGAGGGATTGGGATTATTGGAAGAGTTTGATAAAGGACTTCAGGATGATCGAAATACTGAGC ATGTGAATTTGCAAAACCAAATGGTGAAAATCCAAAATGGTGTACTGAGattccagaggcagctgactgATGTGAAGCCTACCCCTTTGT TAATTGACAAACTGAAAGAAATAATGACAGAAGTTGAAAATTCTATCAATACTTTCAAAGAGGATCAACATCAAAG TTTTGAGATGCTTTTGAAAGAGGAAAGAACATGCAGCCAGGAGATAAGTGCCTTCGAAAAGAAGATCGAGACTTGGTTCTTGCCTGTAAAAGTAGACCCACAGTTGCCACCTGCTTCCTCAGCCAAGGTGTGTGTTGCAAAAGCCCTGGAGGATGGCATCCATCCCGAGGTGACTGCTCTAGAGGCGTTCCTACTGCAGTCTGGAGGGCAACATGGGGGCTGGGACCAGTATGACCAGCAGAGCTTCCTGAAGGTGTGGACCAGGTACAATGGCAAACCTGCTTACAGGAAAGAGGCTCTGATCTACCTGCCTGGCAAAACTCTGCATGACATTGAACAGCACGAACAATGGTATCGTGAGTTCCTGCATCTccatgagaagaaaaaaaag GCTATTCACCAGTGGAAGGCTGAGAGACAGCAGGAGAGGGCGACAAGGCTGCACCAGCAGGAGGTGCAGGAGAGCGCTGccaggagggagaaggaggcaCAGGTTGAGGCTCGGCAGCGACAGGccgaggaggagaggagagaggcagcAGCTCGTCTGCAAGAGTGGAAGAGGCAGCGCCAGCTTTGcatggagaaggaggaggagcagaggctCACTGAGGAGATCCAGCAGAGGAGACGAGCCAAGGAGGAGCGCCGGAGGCAGCTGGAGGTGAAGCTTGCCCTGGAGGCCCATATTCGCCagaagaaggaggaagaggaactTGTGAGTAGGCATCAGGAGGAACAGGAACAGGCAGACatggaggagaaaaggagagtggCGGGCCAGAGCATCAAACGCTTTCTGGAAAGG GACTTCCAGAAGATGGAGACAAAAGTCCAAGAAAGACAGGAGAAGGAAAAGCAGGAGctagaaaaacacaaaagacTCGCCAAGCTAAAGGAGAAG GCGGAGGCTGGTGTCAGCAGGGACCCCGCAAGGCTCTGCAAACCCACAAAAGGATGGGAGGAACGCACCAAAGAGATTGGACCGACTGGGGGTGGACCTATATTACAGATGTTTCATAG GGCTGTCCCAAGTTGGAGACAAGGTCTATGA